A genomic window from Magnetococcales bacterium includes:
- a CDS encoding DUF721 domain-containing protein, with translation MRRERFYPADPERDGRASSLTPVGATVRRLVEPLLNHPQSRAQLLWRDWRRCVGSRVASHTEPVRLDRHALTVRVDSPAWMNQLTFLKGEILQALQVHLPALDIRELRFQQGSLQFAQPETTPVSRPLPPPTPEEQAQAEEILSGVSNPELHATLKRLICKHLARKRDESLITPSPTGKPG, from the coding sequence ATGAGACGGGAGCGTTTTTATCCCGCCGATCCGGAACGCGACGGCAGGGCCTCCTCCCTGACGCCCGTCGGGGCGACGGTGCGCCGTCTGGTGGAACCGCTGTTGAACCACCCCCAATCCCGGGCGCAGTTGTTGTGGCGGGACTGGCGACGCTGTGTCGGCTCCCGCGTCGCCTCCCATACCGAACCCGTGCGTCTGGACCGTCATGCCCTGACCGTTCGGGTCGATTCCCCCGCCTGGATGAATCAGCTCACCTTTCTGAAAGGAGAGATTCTGCAAGCCTTGCAAGTGCATCTGCCGGCGCTCGATATCCGGGAGCTGCGTTTTCAGCAAGGCTCCCTGCAGTTCGCCCAGCCCGAAACCACCCCTGTCAGTCGACCCCTGCCCCCGCCCACCCCGGAAGAACAGGCCCAGGCGGAAGAGATTCTGTCCGGAGTCAGCAATCCCGAACTGCACGCCACCTTGAAGCGGCTGATCTGCAAACACCTGGCCCGCAAACGCGACGAATCTCTGATCACCCCTTCACCCACCGGTAAACCCGGCTGA